In one Spirochaetota bacterium genomic region, the following are encoded:
- a CDS encoding cysteine synthase family protein: protein MVDTLRLIGNTPLLRIEPWYREISRNVEIYAKLEFFNPGGSVKDRPAYFIISDLEKRGVITKDKILIDATSGNTGIAYAMICSIKGYPITLVVPANASEERKKILKMLGANVIYSDPLEGTDGSQDVVEEIVRKNPDKYILLDQYNNKNNYLAHYNTTAVEIISQTRGRITHFVSSVGTSGTFVGTSKRLKEFNPFIRTYTVEPDSEYHGIEGVKHLASSKVPGIFDHSLVDGKFFVSTENAYSMVREFSRRYGLIIGPSSGMNLCAAFELAKTLDSGVIVTVFPDSISRYFSNHALWNW, encoded by the coding sequence ATGGTTGACACTTTGAGATTGATTGGCAACACTCCACTTTTGAGGATTGAGCCTTGGTATAGAGAAATAAGTAGAAATGTTGAAATATACGCGAAACTGGAGTTTTTCAACCCTGGTGGTTCTGTCAAGGACAGACCAGCGTATTTCATAATATCGGACTTGGAGAAGCGAGGAGTAATTACCAAAGATAAAATACTCATAGACGCCACTTCTGGTAATACTGGTATCGCTTATGCTATGATATGTTCAATTAAGGGCTATCCAATAACACTAGTCGTTCCCGCTAACGCTAGTGAGGAGAGAAAGAAAATCCTTAAGATGCTAGGTGCTAATGTTATATATTCTGACCCACTTGAGGGAACCGATGGTTCTCAAGATGTAGTTGAGGAGATTGTTAGGAAAAATCCTGATAAATACATACTACTTGATCAATACAACAACAAAAATAACTATCTTGCGCACTATAATACTACTGCAGTTGAAATAATATCTCAAACGAGAGGAAGGATAACTCACTTTGTAAGTTCGGTTGGAACTAGTGGGACCTTTGTTGGAACATCAAAGCGACTGAAGGAATTTAATCCTTTTATAAGGACCTACACTGTTGAACCTGATTCAGAATATCATGGCATTGAAGGTGTTAAGCACCTTGCGTCATCAAAGGTTCCCGGTATATTTGACCATTCACTAGTTGATGGTAAGTTTTTTGTTTCTACTGAGAATGCTTACAGTATGGTTAGAGAGTTTTCAAGAAGGTATGGTCTTATCATAGGTCCTTCGTCAGGAATGAATTTATGCGCTGCTTTTGAGTTAGCAAAAACATTAGACAGTGGAGTTATTGTCACTGTGTTTCCAGATTCAATAAGTAGGTATTTCAGCAATCATGCTTTGTGGAATTGGTAG
- a CDS encoding metal ABC transporter permease: MEFFSTIFDQNFSFIRNTIVLSIISSIPIGIVGTFVVVNRMSYIAGAISHSVLGGIGIAIYLSTVFETSLITPSLGGLIFATLSGLIISLFYLWGRERVDTAISAVWIIGMSIGIIFAYFTPRYTDLSSYLFGNILLVSVEDVWYVVLISLVVLTVVSLFFHQLVLVSFDKDFSITRGINPKLLLTILILLISLTVFLMVKIVGTILAIALITLPSAISNMFSKRISAIILSSILIAMLSQLLGLFISFELDIPTGVTITILLGAGYILTLLSRGLVKLRNY; the protein is encoded by the coding sequence ATGGAATTTTTTTCTACTATCTTTGACCAAAACTTTTCTTTCATCAGGAACACTATCGTTCTATCCATAATTTCTAGCATTCCGATTGGGATTGTAGGGACTTTCGTCGTAGTCAATAGGATGAGTTATATAGCAGGTGCTATAAGTCATTCTGTTCTGGGAGGTATCGGCATTGCAATATACTTGAGCACCGTCTTTGAAACAAGTTTGATTACTCCCTCGCTTGGAGGCTTAATATTTGCTACACTTTCTGGACTTATAATATCTCTCTTTTATCTCTGGGGAAGAGAGAGAGTTGATACAGCAATAAGTGCTGTATGGATAATAGGAATGTCTATTGGTATAATATTCGCTTACTTCACACCGCGCTACACTGACCTTTCAAGTTATCTATTTGGTAACATCTTACTCGTATCAGTAGAGGATGTATGGTATGTGGTATTAATATCTCTAGTAGTCCTAACTGTGGTTTCACTATTCTTCCACCAACTTGTACTGGTAAGTTTTGACAAAGACTTCTCAATCACAAGGGGTATCAATCCTAAACTCTTATTAACTATACTGATACTACTTATATCGCTAACGGTATTCTTAATGGTAAAGATTGTGGGAACAATCCTTGCAATAGCACTGATTACTCTACCTTCAGCAATCTCAAATATGTTCTCAAAGAGAATTTCAGCGATAATATTATCCTCAATACTCATCGCTATGCTATCACAATTACTAGGCTTGTTCATAAGTTTTGAACTAGACATACCAACAGGTGTAACTATAACTATCTTACTTGGAGCAGGATATATACTCACTTTGCTCTCTAGAGGATTGGTTAAATTAAGAAACTACTAA
- a CDS encoding M67 family metallopeptidase: MKVKREVYEKMIEITRKHIPYEACGVLSGLGDTVDEVIEMENIAKSETFFEMDPVQLMNVLDDIDNKGKDFIGVFHSHPITNPYPSKTDLERNEIIDHVIFVITSLRNGTPELKAYTIKDKVVKEVEINVID; encoded by the coding sequence ATGAAGGTCAAGAGAGAAGTATATGAAAAGATGATAGAGATAACAAGAAAGCATATACCTTATGAGGCTTGTGGTGTTCTTTCAGGACTAGGTGATACGGTTGATGAGGTTATAGAGATGGAGAACATAGCAAAGAGTGAGACATTTTTTGAGATGGATCCAGTTCAACTTATGAATGTCCTTGATGATATTGATAACAAAGGAAAGGATTTCATAGGTGTTTTTCACTCTCATCCTATTACAAACCCATACCCATCCAAAACAGACCTTGAGAGAAATGAAATAATAGACCATGTGATTTTCGTGATAACATCCTTGAGAAACGGAACTCCAGAACTCAAGGCTTATACAATAAAGGATAAAGTCGTAAAGGAAGTTGAAATAAACGTTATTGATTAA